The Arachis hypogaea cultivar Tifrunner chromosome 19, arahy.Tifrunner.gnm2.J5K5, whole genome shotgun sequence genome has a window encoding:
- the LOC112779958 gene encoding uncharacterized protein, whose product MADPKSHYSKAIQPQQPPSSVTGKHRILMTAPNFLRLLSILFSAASVAVMVTSNQTVIAAMYSNVPFISNAIMKATGSAEACLALLLLPILRGLALFRILGIQFEASVRYHTLLGTAMIFFTAIHSASTYFV is encoded by the exons ATGGCTGACCCAAAAAGTCATTACTCCAAGGCCATCCAACCCCAACAACCACCCTCCTCAGTTACCGGAAAACACAGGATTCTCATGACTGCCCCAAACTTTCTCAGGCTCTTATCCATTCTATTCTCCGCCGCTTCCGTCGCCGTCATGGTCACCTCCAACCAAACG GTGATAGCTGCAATGTATTCGAATGTACCATTTATTAGCAATGCAATCATGAAGGCTACTGGCAGTG CCGAAGCCTGCCTTGCTTTGCTTCTTCTTCCTATCTTAAGGGGATTGGCTCTGTTTCGGATACTCGGCATCCAATTTGAAGCTTCAGTCAGATATCACACCTTGCTTGGAACTGCAATGATATTTTTCACTGCAATACACAGCGCAAGCACTTACTTTGTCTAG
- the LOC114925951 gene encoding uncharacterized protein has protein sequence MRYERLKERGEAYTNWLDRIPREQYALAFDGGYRWGHMTTNLVECINSVLKGARNLSVTVLVKATFYRLNELFTRKRAEADARINAGHVFFEMVTSKLHANQRASGNIQVSCFDREHEVFEVREMSSGVEYAVDLHQQWYDCGEFQVDQIPCRHVLACCANQRLDWQVYVHDVYKIDQVRRVYRARLSWRNPTTWPAYHGPQFVGNPFLRRVAKGRPKMTLFLNEMDTRMLRGPRRCKQCGAKRHSWSRCRQ, from the coding sequence ATGCGCTACGAACGATTAAAAGAACGGGGTGAGGCCTACACGAACTGGCTTGACCGCATCCCACGTGAGCAGTATGCTTTGGCATTTGATGGTGGATACAGATGGGGACATATGACCACCAATCTTGTGGAGTGCATCAACTCCGTTCTTAAGGGTGCACGCAATCTCTCGGTCACTGTGCTTGTTAAAGCTACATTTTACAGACTGAATGAGTTGTTCACTAGAAAAAGAGCCGAGGCTGATGCTCGAATTAATGCTGGACATGTGTTCTTTGAGATGGTGACCTCCAAGCTGCATGCAAACCAGCGAGCATCGGGAAACATACAGGTAAGCTGTTTTGATAGAGAACATGAAGTCTTCGAGGTACGTGAGATGTCTAGTGGGGTTGAGTATGCAGTTGACCTACACCAACAATGGTATGACTGTGGTGAATTCCAGGTTGACCAAATTCCGTGTCGACATGTTCTAGCTTGCTGTGCAAATCAGCGATTGGATTGGCAAGTGTACGTTCATGACGTATACAAGATAGACCAAGTTCGAAGAGTATACAGGGCTAGGTTATCATGGAGAAATCCTACAACGTGGCCTGCTTATCATGGACCTCAATTCGTTGGCAATCCGTTCCTCAGACGGGTAGCCAAAGGTCGGCCTAAGATGACCCtcttcttgaatgagatggacactcGCATGTTGCGTGGTCCTAGGAGATGCAAGCAATGCGGTGCCAAGAGACACAGCTGGAGTAGATGTCGACAATGA